One window of the Bacteroidota bacterium genome contains the following:
- the rfbC gene encoding dTDP-4-dehydrorhamnose 3,5-epimerase gives MQIETTPIAGLLVIKPKVFFDPRGYFFENYNQQAFEEAGLKDLYFVQDNQSLSQAGILRGLHFQAPPYEQGKLVRVIKGAALDVVVDVRKNSATYGEHYKLELTEENFLMLWIPPGFAHGFLTLKDDTIFCYKCTGLYDKASEMGIMWNDPQLNIDWGIIDPILSDKDRENVSFQNFNSPF, from the coding sequence ATGCAAATTGAAACTACACCCATAGCGGGATTACTAGTAATAAAGCCCAAAGTATTTTTTGACCCACGGGGATATTTTTTTGAGAATTATAACCAGCAAGCTTTTGAAGAAGCGGGGCTGAAAGATTTATATTTTGTGCAGGACAATCAAAGCCTTTCGCAAGCTGGTATATTAAGGGGTTTACATTTTCAAGCACCTCCTTACGAGCAAGGCAAATTGGTTAGAGTAATTAAAGGTGCAGCATTGGATGTGGTGGTTGATGTGAGAAAAAATTCTGCTACTTATGGAGAACACTATAAATTGGAACTCACCGAGGAAAATTTCCTGATGTTATGGATTCCCCCTGGTTTTGCCCATGGTTTCCTCACCTTAAAGGATGATACCATTTTTTGTTACAAATGCACGGGATTATATGATAAAGCATCAGAAATGGGAATTATGTGGAACGACCCACAACTCAATATCGATTGGGGCATTATCGACCCTATATTAAGTGATAAAGACAGGGAGAATGTATCCTTTCAAAACTTTAACAGTCCTTTTTAG
- a CDS encoding TIGR00266 family protein yields MRSNHEIDYRVIGEEMQCVEIELDPTETVIGESGSFMMMEDDIKMETIFGDGSTQSGGGFMNKLFSAGKRLLTGESLFMTAFTNTGSQKRRVTFASPYPGKIVPMDLMQMGGRLLCQKDAFLCAAKGVSVGIEFQKKLGAGLFGGEGFIMEKLEGDGMAFIHAGGTIIERNLQAYEMLRIDTGCLVAFTKDVNYDIEFVGGIKNSIFGGEGLFFATLKGPGRVWIQSLPISRLAGRILRYGTGARKEEGSILGGIGNLFDGDGV; encoded by the coding sequence ATGAGAAGCAACCATGAGATAGATTACCGCGTAATTGGCGAAGAAATGCAATGTGTAGAAATAGAGCTAGACCCTACAGAGACCGTCATTGGCGAGTCGGGGAGTTTTATGATGATGGAGGACGACATCAAGATGGAAACCATTTTTGGTGACGGTTCCACACAAAGTGGTGGTGGATTTATGAACAAACTTTTTTCTGCGGGCAAGCGATTGCTTACCGGAGAGAGTTTATTTATGACCGCATTTACCAACACGGGGAGCCAAAAACGACGTGTTACTTTTGCGTCGCCCTATCCAGGTAAAATTGTTCCGATGGATTTGATGCAAATGGGCGGCAGGCTTCTTTGTCAGAAAGATGCATTCCTTTGTGCGGCTAAGGGGGTTTCGGTGGGAATTGAGTTTCAGAAAAAACTGGGAGCGGGTCTTTTTGGAGGCGAAGGTTTTATTATGGAAAAGTTGGAGGGCGATGGCATGGCTTTTATACACGCAGGTGGAACGATAATTGAACGCAACCTTCAGGCTTATGAAATGCTAAGAATAGATACGGGCTGTTTGGTGGCCTTTACGAAGGATGTGAATTATGATATAGAATTTGTGGGCGGAATCAAAAACAGCATATTTGGAGGCGAAGGTTTATTTTTTGCTACGCTGAAAGGCCCCGGCAGAGTGTGGATACAATCATTGCCCATTAGTCGCTTGGCGGGTCGTATTTTGCGATATGGCACTGGAGCACGTAAGGAAGAAGGTTCAATACTAGGCGGGATTGGTAATTTGTTTGATGGCGACGGTGTATAA
- a CDS encoding nucleotide pyrophosphohydrolase yields MTLTQAQQNVDEWIKTIGVRYFSELTNTAILMEEVGELARIMARKYGEQSWKETDHEPDMADEMADVLWVLMCLANQTGVNLEEAFTKNMEKKTKRDKDRHRDNEKLRD; encoded by the coding sequence ATGACATTAACACAGGCACAACAAAATGTGGATGAATGGATTAAAACCATTGGTGTTCGCTATTTCAGTGAGCTAACCAATACTGCCATACTGATGGAAGAGGTAGGAGAACTTGCCCGAATTATGGCCCGCAAATATGGGGAACAGTCGTGGAAAGAAACTGACCACGAACCTGATATGGCTGATGAAATGGCTGATGTCCTTTGGGTATTGATGTGTCTAGCCAATCAAACCGGTGTAAATTTGGAAGAAGCCTTTACAAAAAATATGGAAAAGAAAACCAAACGCGATAAGGATAGGCATCGGGATAATGAGAAGTTACGGGATTAG
- a CDS encoding phosphoribosylglycinamide formyltransferase — translation MIRIAIFASGNGSNAVNLYDYFNIKHKEQKIIIECIICNNPEAGVIEKAKQLDLNLFLFDNSIFKQPDSIIKLLKQRQIDYIILAGFLRLIHTDFIKAFPNKIINIHPALLPKYGGKGMYGSKVHEAVIANKEIESGITIHLVNAEYDKGEILKQAIVGISPTDSEVTLAKKIHELEYIYFPKAVKEYISRKSL, via the coding sequence ATGATTAGAATAGCAATTTTTGCAAGTGGAAATGGTAGCAATGCAGTCAATTTGTATGATTATTTTAATATTAAACACAAGGAGCAAAAGATTATAATTGAATGTATTATTTGTAACAATCCTGAAGCCGGAGTTATAGAAAAAGCAAAACAGTTAGATTTGAATTTATTTTTATTTGATAACTCAATTTTCAAGCAACCAGATAGTATAATAAAACTATTAAAACAAAGACAAATAGATTATATTATTTTAGCCGGATTTTTGAGATTGATACATACAGATTTTATTAAAGCATTCCCCAATAAAATAATTAATATACATCCTGCATTACTGCCCAAGTATGGAGGTAAAGGCATGTATGGCAGCAAAGTTCACGAAGCCGTTATTGCAAATAAAGAAATTGAAAGTGGCATCACAATCCATTTGGTGAATGCAGAATATGATAAAGGCGAAATTTTGAAACAAGCTATTGTAGGTATTTCACCAACCGATAGTGAAGTAACATTGGCAAAAAAGATTCATGAACTGGAATATATATATTTTCCCAAGGCGGTTAAGGAATATATAAGCAGAAAAAGTTTATAA
- a CDS encoding SDR family oxidoreductase produces the protein MQTIIISGTTKGIGLALANHYLSQGYIVAGLARGEAKIIHEHYMHIVCDIAIEEQVTAAIKQIKNTCGSIDILINNAALANMNSLISTPLSAFEQVYKVNAGGTFLLMREAAKQMIRQQSGRIINFTSISKPLNLETQSSYAASKAAVESLTKIAARELASFNITVNAIGPTPIDTDLIKGIPEDWMQNVLNMQAIKRKGTLQDIYNICDFFISPKSSFITGQVVYLGGVS, from the coding sequence ATGCAAACCATTATCATCAGCGGAACCACTAAAGGCATAGGATTGGCCTTGGCAAATCACTATTTATCTCAAGGATATATAGTAGCAGGCTTGGCAAGAGGCGAAGCAAAAATAATACATGAACATTATATGCATATTGTTTGTGATATAGCCATCGAAGAACAAGTAACCGCTGCTATTAAACAAATAAAAAACACTTGCGGAAGTATTGATATTTTAATTAACAATGCTGCTCTTGCAAACATGAATTCTTTAATCAGCACACCTCTTTCAGCATTCGAACAAGTGTATAAAGTAAATGCGGGTGGTACTTTTTTATTGATGCGTGAAGCAGCCAAACAAATGATCCGACAACAAAGCGGACGTATTATAAACTTTACGAGTATATCAAAACCTTTGAATTTAGAAACTCAAAGTAGTTATGCGGCTAGCAAGGCTGCTGTGGAATCGCTCACCAAAATTGCAGCACGTGAATTGGCTTCATTTAATATTACAGTAAATGCAATTGGCCCCACACCGATTGATACAGATTTAATTAAAGGAATTCCTGAAGACTGGATGCAAAATGTATTAAATATGCAAGCCATCAAACGCAAAGGAACTTTACAAGATATATATAACATCTGCGATTTTTTTATAAGTCCGAAAAGCTCGTTTATTACGGGGCAGGTGGTTTATTTGGGAGGCGTGTCGTGA
- the paaD gene encoding 1,2-phenylacetyl-CoA epoxidase subunit PaaD: protein MVNKEAIYHALEEVMDPEIPTISIIDLGIVTGVEIQNDDIFIKLTPTFSGCPALKVMEQLVFEKLTPITSGKVHVETNFDIAWNSDMITEKGRQMLLKHGLAPPPKHEGYIELDVLSDIACPLCGSRNTEMKSPFGATLCRSMHYCNNCMQAFEQFKPVI from the coding sequence TTGGTAAACAAAGAAGCTATATATCATGCATTGGAAGAAGTGATGGATCCTGAAATTCCCACAATATCTATTATAGATTTGGGCATCGTAACGGGTGTTGAAATACAGAACGATGATATATTTATTAAATTAACTCCTACATTTTCAGGATGCCCAGCACTAAAGGTCATGGAGCAATTGGTGTTTGAAAAATTGACCCCAATTACTTCTGGAAAAGTACATGTGGAAACCAACTTTGACATTGCTTGGAATAGTGATATGATTACCGAAAAAGGAAGGCAGATGCTTTTGAAACATGGTCTTGCTCCGCCACCCAAGCACGAGGGATATATAGAGCTTGATGTACTAAGTGATATAGCATGTCCGCTTTGCGGCAGTAGAAATACTGAAATGAAATCGCCTTTTGGAGCTACTTTATGTAGATCGATGCATTACTGCAATAATTGCATGCAAGCTTTCGAACAGTTTAAACCAGTTATATAA